In the genome of Flavobacterium panacagri, one region contains:
- a CDS encoding alpha/beta fold hydrolase, translating into MLKQYSRLIIVLFLITSCASKKVKFEDYVFKTKSEEQKYQTAYDKALKLWNIPYTEEDVKTTFGTAHVIIAGPKNGKDLVLLHGMDASSTMWYPNIKAFTKNHRVYAIDFIMEPNKSNLTAKPLSSKDILAFYNEVFDHYKLKKFDIIGASRGGWIATLLATQKPNSIDKIVLLSPAQTFKFIDQVGKTTSALMLKLFPSEKKFGKTLKTFSTHPENISVIYKRQFYLANKYSKSNSSMLKMMPFSQKELESITNPVLVLIGDKDVINSEESLERAQKYLVNCKTKTVKDAGHFLTIDQPKIINDAVINFLD; encoded by the coding sequence ATGTTAAAACAATATTCCAGACTAATTATCGTATTATTTTTAATCACAAGTTGTGCTTCTAAAAAAGTAAAATTTGAAGATTATGTTTTTAAAACCAAAAGCGAAGAACAGAAATACCAAACTGCCTACGACAAAGCCCTAAAACTTTGGAATATTCCTTATACAGAAGAAGATGTAAAGACAACTTTTGGAACAGCACATGTTATTATTGCTGGCCCTAAAAATGGAAAAGATCTGGTTTTACTCCACGGAATGGACGCCAGCTCTACGATGTGGTATCCAAATATTAAAGCTTTTACCAAAAATCATCGGGTCTATGCCATTGATTTTATAATGGAACCCAACAAATCCAATTTAACAGCAAAACCACTTTCATCAAAAGATATTCTTGCTTTTTACAATGAAGTTTTTGATCACTATAAATTAAAGAAATTTGATATTATTGGTGCTTCAAGAGGTGGCTGGATTGCTACATTATTAGCAACTCAAAAACCAAATTCTATTGATAAAATCGTTTTATTAAGTCCGGCGCAGACTTTTAAATTTATTGATCAAGTCGGAAAAACGACTTCGGCTTTAATGCTGAAACTTTTTCCAAGTGAAAAGAAATTCGGAAAAACATTAAAGACTTTTTCTACACATCCGGAAAACATTAGTGTTATTTATAAAAGACAGTTTTATTTAGCCAATAAATATTCAAAATCGAATTCAAGCATGCTTAAAATGATGCCTTTTTCTCAAAAAGAATTAGAATCCATTACAAATCCAGTTTTGGTTTTAATTGGAGATAAAGATGTAATTAATTCGGAAGAAAGTTTAGAAAGAGCACAAAAATATCTGGTCAATTGTAAAACCAAAACAGTAAAAGATGCTGGACATTTTTTAACAATCGACCAGCCTAAAATCATTAATGATGCCGTTATTAATTTTTTAGATTAG
- a CDS encoding uroporphyrinogen decarboxylase has translation MAEYIGYLASVFIVGGFLLKNLRTIRFINMFGCICFVIYGIFLNDYRDFHQWLWPVIIPNATLAFVQIYYLTSKNEKS, from the coding sequence ATGGCAGAATACATTGGTTATCTCGCATCTGTTTTTATTGTTGGAGGTTTCTTATTGAAAAACCTTAGAACAATCCGATTTATTAATATGTTTGGCTGTATCTGCTTTGTTATTTATGGCATCTTTCTAAACGATTATCGAGATTTCCATCAATGGCTTTGGCCGGTAATTATTCCAAATGCCACTTTAGCTTTTGTACAGATTTATTATCTGACTTCCAAAAACGAAAAATCTTAA
- the rlmF gene encoding 23S rRNA (adenine(1618)-N(6))-methyltransferase RlmF, producing the protein MKAENSSQKDNLHPRNLHRSRYDFELLISNCPELKAFVSVNKHGIETVDFSNPLAVKTLNKALLQTYYGIENWDIPKNYLCPPIPGRADYIHYIADLLAQSNNNQIPATPHVLGLDIGTGANLIYPILGNSIYNWSFVGTDIDQKAIENCSKIIEANPKLIDSISLQQQTESRFIFKNIITPEDRFAFTMCNPPFHASAEETNKSTSRKVSNLNPKEKRNINPVLNFGGQNAELWCNGGEIGFITQMIYESVKYTSQVLWFTTLVSKKENLSSIYKTLQKVNALSVKTIEMSQGQKTSRIVAWSFLSITEQKSWVLKNLTNTKINDLDQYNIDLNSAEKDIKKGKSYSHSEIKDKIEQWKKK; encoded by the coding sequence ATGAAAGCAGAAAACAGTTCACAAAAAGACAATTTACACCCAAGAAATCTTCATCGTTCGCGTTATGATTTTGAATTACTTATTTCTAATTGTCCTGAATTAAAAGCTTTTGTTTCTGTCAATAAACACGGAATTGAAACGGTTGATTTTAGTAATCCGCTTGCCGTAAAAACTTTGAATAAAGCTTTACTTCAAACGTATTACGGAATTGAAAACTGGGATATTCCTAAAAATTATCTTTGCCCGCCAATTCCTGGACGAGCAGATTATATTCATTATATAGCCGATTTATTAGCACAAAGCAACAACAATCAAATTCCTGCAACGCCTCATGTTTTAGGTCTAGACATCGGAACAGGTGCTAATTTAATCTATCCGATATTAGGAAATTCGATTTACAACTGGAGTTTTGTTGGAACCGATATTGATCAAAAAGCGATTGAAAATTGCAGTAAAATTATCGAAGCCAATCCAAAACTCATAGATTCAATAAGTTTACAACAGCAGACAGAATCGAGATTTATTTTTAAAAATATTATCACACCCGAAGATCGTTTTGCTTTCACGATGTGCAATCCGCCTTTTCATGCTTCAGCCGAAGAAACGAACAAAAGCACTTCTCGAAAAGTTTCTAATCTTAATCCGAAAGAAAAAAGAAACATCAATCCTGTTTTAAACTTTGGTGGTCAAAATGCCGAATTATGGTGCAATGGCGGCGAAATCGGCTTTATAACCCAAATGATTTACGAAAGTGTCAAATACACTTCACAGGTTTTATGGTTTACGACTTTGGTTTCTAAAAAAGAAAATCTTTCATCTATTTATAAAACGTTGCAAAAAGTAAATGCTCTTTCGGTAAAAACAATCGAAATGTCGCAGGGACAAAAAACGAGTCGTATTGTGGCTTGGAGTTTTTTAAGTATTACTGAACAAAAGTCTTGGGTTTTAAAAAACCTAACCAATACTAAAATCAACGATTTAGATCAATATAATATCGATCTAAATTCTGCCGAAAAAGATATAAAAAAAGGAAAATCTTATTCACATTCTGAAATCAAAGATAAAATTGAACAATGGAAGAAAAAATAA
- a CDS encoding thiamine diphosphokinase → MSSHHIVRDDQEPALIIANGAACDPELLGQLLEWSPLVVVLDSAIERVIELGIKVDVLLGDFDRGFDPEIYKTSQFPIEIVHTPDQDKTDLEKAFDYLIERKIPAVNVVWATGKRADHTITNLTNIVRYRNLLKIVILDDHSKIFLLPSKFEKWYTAKTPISLIPIGVVNGIYSHNLKYELNNDTLTMGYRTGSSNSVEKDGIVTISHTNGDLLLMECFD, encoded by the coding sequence ATGTCATCACATCATATAGTCCGAGACGATCAGGAACCTGCCTTAATAATTGCCAACGGAGCCGCATGTGACCCTGAATTATTAGGACAATTGTTGGAGTGGTCGCCTTTGGTTGTAGTTTTAGATTCGGCTATTGAAAGAGTGATTGAATTAGGCATAAAAGTCGATGTTCTTTTGGGCGATTTTGATCGTGGCTTTGATCCAGAAATCTATAAAACATCGCAATTTCCAATCGAAATCGTTCACACACCAGACCAAGACAAAACCGATTTAGAAAAAGCTTTTGATTATTTAATTGAAAGAAAAATTCCAGCCGTAAATGTAGTTTGGGCAACTGGAAAACGTGCCGATCATACGATTACAAATCTTACCAATATTGTTCGATACCGCAATTTATTAAAGATTGTAATTCTCGACGATCATTCTAAAATATTTCTTTTACCTTCCAAATTTGAAAAATGGTATACCGCCAAAACTCCAATTTCATTAATTCCAATTGGCGTGGTAAACGGAATTTATTCTCATAATTTAAAATACGAATTAAACAATGACACGCTTACAATGGGTTATAGAACCGGAAGCAGCAACTCTGTAGAAAAAGATGGAATTGTAACTATTTCACATACAAATGGTGATTTACTATTAATGGAGTGTTTTGATTAG
- a CDS encoding DinB family protein, giving the protein MLIHTLKILFNRDLDKLKFEIESYENENSIWIIDKNISNSAGNLCLHLMGNLNTYIGAEIGKTGYIRNRPLEFSLKDIPRSELIQKIEDTIIVVNNALDTLTEADLESIYPQIVFEKEMTTGFFLVHLATHLAYHLGQINYHRRLLDF; this is encoded by the coding sequence ATGCTAATTCATACCTTAAAAATACTTTTCAATCGAGATTTGGATAAACTAAAATTCGAAATTGAATCTTATGAAAATGAGAACTCTATTTGGATTATCGATAAAAACATATCCAATTCAGCAGGAAATCTCTGTCTTCATTTAATGGGAAACCTAAATACTTATATTGGAGCAGAAATTGGAAAAACAGGATATATTAGAAATCGTCCTTTAGAATTTTCTTTAAAAGATATTCCAAGATCAGAATTAATCCAGAAAATCGAAGACACAATCATTGTAGTAAATAATGCCCTAGATACTTTAACAGAAGCAGATTTAGAATCAATTTATCCTCAGATTGTTTTTGAAAAAGAAATGACAACTGGATTTTTTCTCGTTCATCTTGCTACTCATTTGGCTTATCATTTAGGGCAAATTAATTACCACAGAAGACTTTTGGATTTCTGA
- a CDS encoding GyrI-like domain-containing protein produces MIQPLIKTLAEKKLIGHSIEMSFIENKTFQLWNGFMPKRKEIKNATNANLYSLEVYNENHFDNFDPNESFEKWAAVEVSDFENIPEEMKTLTIPTGLYAVFLHLGPATEAHKTYHHIFAEWLPNSEYVVDERPHFAVMDEKYKKDDPNSEEEVWIPIKNRN; encoded by the coding sequence ATGATACAGCCACTTATCAAAACCTTAGCCGAAAAAAAGCTTATCGGCCACTCTATTGAAATGTCTTTTATCGAAAATAAAACGTTTCAATTATGGAACGGTTTTATGCCAAAAAGAAAAGAAATAAAAAATGCCACAAATGCTAATTTATATTCTTTAGAAGTTTATAACGAAAATCATTTTGACAATTTTGATCCTAACGAAAGTTTTGAAAAATGGGCAGCTGTAGAGGTTTCTGATTTTGAAAATATCCCCGAAGAAATGAAAACTTTAACTATTCCAACTGGTTTATACGCTGTTTTTCTTCATTTGGGACCTGCAACCGAAGCTCATAAAACGTATCATCATATTTTTGCAGAATGGCTTCCAAATTCAGAATATGTGGTAGATGAAAGACCCCATTTTGCCGTAATGGATGAAAAATACAAAAAAGATGATCCTAATTCGGAAGAAGAAGTATGGATTCCAATAAAAAACAGAAATTGA
- a CDS encoding DUF4249 domain-containing protein — translation MKKLVFLIAFFVSLTSTSCEDVVDVDLDTASPKLVIEASINWEKGSTGRQQVIKLTTTTGYFDSLIPIVSGAEVYIRNSRNQKFNFAELNKSGRYVCSNFRPALNEQYTLTVINDGNTYTATETLKSVTPITRVEQKNDGGFTGKDIEIRSYFTDPGDEENYYMFKYFYSSKVTANFYVSEDKFYQGNETYSSVDDDELKAGDEIEVTHYGISKQYYNYMNILVSIAGTNVGGPFQSPPATVRGNIINTTNKDNYPLGYFSLSETHSQKYTIK, via the coding sequence ATGAAAAAATTAGTTTTTTTAATCGCATTTTTTGTCTCTCTCACCTCGACAAGCTGTGAAGATGTTGTTGATGTCGATTTAGATACCGCTTCTCCAAAATTGGTAATTGAAGCTTCTATAAACTGGGAAAAAGGTTCAACTGGCAGACAGCAGGTTATAAAATTAACCACAACAACGGGTTATTTTGATAGTTTGATCCCCATAGTTTCGGGAGCTGAAGTGTATATCAGAAACAGCAGAAACCAAAAGTTTAATTTTGCTGAACTTAACAAATCTGGCCGTTATGTTTGCAGCAATTTCAGGCCAGCACTTAACGAGCAATACACGCTAACGGTTATAAATGATGGCAACACTTACACAGCAACAGAAACCCTAAAATCAGTCACTCCAATCACAAGAGTAGAACAAAAAAATGATGGCGGTTTTACCGGAAAAGACATCGAAATAAGATCTTATTTTACAGATCCTGGTGACGAAGAAAATTATTATATGTTTAAATATTTTTATTCCAGCAAAGTAACTGCCAATTTTTATGTCTCAGAAGACAAATTTTATCAAGGAAATGAAACGTACAGCAGTGTCGACGATGATGAATTAAAAGCAGGCGACGAAATTGAAGTAACGCATTATGGGATTTCTAAACAATACTACAATTATATGAACATTCTCGTAAGTATTGCTGGAACAAATGTCGGCGGTCCATTTCAGTCGCCTCCTGCCACCGTAAGAGGAAATATTATCAATACAACAAACAAGGATAATTACCCTTTAGGTTATTTTTCCCTTAGCGAAACCCATTCACAAAAATATACTATAAAATAA
- a CDS encoding TonB-dependent receptor, which produces MIIKSTCTFFIFILTIFSSFSQEKFTLSGTIIDSKNNETLIGVNLYIPSLKIGTTTNEYGFYSLSAPKGEYEIEISYVGYQTIQKTIILNKNTKTNFSISSGEELQEVVITENKGKTNVKSPEMSVNKLSISTIKKMPVVLGEVDVLKSILLLPGVTNAGEGASGFNVRGGGADQNLILLDEATIFNSSHVFGFFSVFNPDAIKDLKLYKGGIPARYGGRASSVLDIYQKDGSSKEFHMNGGIGLISSRLLAEGPIVKDKGSFLIGGRASYAHLFLKFSEEDKDNSAYFYDLNTKLTYKLNDNNSLYLSGYFGRDVFSLNKSFTNTYGNSILNLRWNHLYSDKLFANLSLIYSDYYYGLDLDYVGFNWDSGIKNYNIKYDFKHYLSDKFKLNYGLNGTYYEFNPGTIKPTGEDSGINPDQLDKKHAFEPSVYLDAESQLSNKINISYGLRYSLFYRLGASTINYYENNQAVTFNTDMQIYEKGTPTSTKYFGKNKAIKSYNNFEPRFSISYQLNEDQALKASYNRMAQYLQLISNTSSPTPLDVWMPSDQYIKPQLADQVALGYFRNIYNGSYSLEVETYYKEIQNRLDYIDGADLIANNAVEQVILNGQMRSYGLEIMVKKNKGKFNGWIAYTISKSEQQTPGRTPEETGINNGQWYASAYDKTHNLAITSAYNLNEKWSFGANFALQSGQPVSYPNGQYEYLGIVVPSYGLRNENRLPAYHHLDISATLTPRKNKDRNWKGEWVFSIYNLYNRMNAASINFRQNADTGVNEAVQLSIFGVVPAVSYNFKF; this is translated from the coding sequence ATGATTATTAAAAGTACCTGCACCTTTTTTATTTTTATTTTAACGATTTTCAGTTCTTTCTCTCAGGAAAAATTTACGTTAAGCGGTACAATCATTGACAGTAAAAATAACGAAACTTTAATTGGCGTTAACCTCTACATCCCAAGCCTAAAAATTGGAACCACCACAAACGAATATGGCTTTTATTCGCTCTCTGCACCTAAAGGAGAATATGAAATTGAAATCAGTTATGTAGGATATCAGACCATTCAAAAGACTATTATTCTAAATAAAAATACAAAGACCAACTTTTCTATCAGTTCTGGCGAAGAGCTTCAGGAAGTTGTCATTACAGAAAATAAAGGAAAAACAAATGTGAAGTCGCCCGAAATGAGCGTTAATAAACTCTCTATTTCAACCATAAAAAAAATGCCTGTTGTTTTGGGAGAAGTAGATGTCTTGAAATCTATTTTATTGCTTCCAGGTGTAACCAATGCTGGCGAAGGCGCTTCAGGATTTAATGTTCGTGGAGGCGGTGCAGACCAGAACCTAATACTTTTAGATGAAGCCACAATATTTAATTCCTCGCATGTCTTCGGATTCTTTTCCGTTTTTAATCCAGATGCCATTAAAGATTTAAAATTGTACAAAGGCGGTATTCCGGCGCGATACGGCGGAAGAGCTTCATCTGTTTTGGATATTTACCAAAAAGACGGCAGCAGTAAAGAATTCCATATGAATGGCGGTATCGGGTTAATTTCGAGTCGTCTGCTTGCCGAAGGGCCAATTGTGAAAGATAAAGGTTCTTTCTTAATTGGCGGAAGAGCTTCTTATGCTCATTTATTTCTAAAATTTTCTGAAGAAGATAAAGACAACTCAGCATACTTTTATGATTTAAATACTAAATTGACTTACAAACTTAACGATAACAACAGTTTATATTTATCTGGTTATTTTGGACGCGATGTTTTCAGCTTAAATAAAAGCTTCACCAATACTTACGGAAACTCGATCTTAAATTTGAGATGGAATCATTTGTATTCTGATAAGCTATTTGCCAACTTATCTTTAATTTACAGTGATTATTATTACGGATTAGACCTTGATTATGTTGGTTTCAACTGGGATTCTGGTATTAAAAACTACAATATCAAATACGATTTTAAGCATTATCTGTCTGACAAATTCAAACTGAATTACGGATTAAATGGAACTTATTATGAATTTAATCCAGGAACCATAAAACCAACAGGAGAAGATTCTGGAATTAATCCGGATCAGCTAGATAAAAAACATGCTTTTGAACCTTCTGTTTATTTAGATGCCGAAAGTCAGCTTTCTAATAAAATCAATATCTCTTATGGATTGCGTTACAGCCTTTTTTACAGATTAGGCGCATCAACCATCAATTATTACGAAAACAATCAGGCCGTAACTTTTAATACAGATATGCAGATTTATGAGAAAGGTACGCCAACTTCTACAAAATATTTTGGTAAAAATAAAGCGATTAAGAGTTACAATAATTTTGAACCCAGATTTTCTATTTCTTATCAATTAAATGAAGATCAGGCGCTAAAAGCAAGCTACAATCGAATGGCACAGTATCTTCAATTAATTTCAAACACTTCTTCTCCTACTCCATTGGATGTTTGGATGCCGAGTGATCAGTATATCAAACCACAGCTTGCAGATCAAGTAGCCCTTGGTTATTTCAGAAATATTTATAATGGTTCTTATTCATTAGAAGTAGAAACCTACTACAAAGAAATCCAAAACCGACTTGATTACATTGATGGAGCCGATTTAATTGCCAATAATGCGGTCGAACAGGTTATTCTAAATGGACAAATGAGATCTTATGGATTGGAAATTATGGTTAAGAAAAACAAAGGAAAGTTTAACGGCTGGATAGCTTATACCATTTCCAAATCTGAACAACAGACTCCTGGCAGAACACCAGAAGAAACAGGAATCAATAACGGTCAGTGGTACGCTTCTGCTTACGACAAAACTCATAATTTAGCCATTACTTCCGCTTATAATTTAAATGAAAAATGGTCATTTGGGGCTAATTTTGCTTTACAGTCGGGACAGCCCGTTTCATATCCAAATGGGCAGTACGAATATCTTGGAATTGTGGTTCCCAGTTATGGCTTGAGAAATGAAAACAGGCTTCCGGCTTATCATCATTTGGATATTTCTGCAACTTTGACACCTAGAAAAAATAAAGACCGAAATTGGAAAGGCGAATGGGTGTTCAGTATTTATAATCTTTATAACCGAATGAATGCGGCTTCAATTAACTTTCGTCAAAATGCAGATACAGGAGTCAACGAAGCGGTGCAATTGTCTATTTTTGGAGTAGTTCCAGCGGTAAGTTATAATTTTAAATTTTAA
- a CDS encoding NADP-dependent isocitrate dehydrogenase — translation MTKSKIFYTLTDEAPLLATYSLLPIVQAFTATARIEIETRDISLAGRILSNFPESLTDAQKTGDALAELGQLATQPEANIIKLPNISASVPQLKAAIAELQSHGYNVPNFPEDPQNDAEKEIKAKYAKVLGSAVNPVLREGNSDRRAPRAVKNFAKANPHSMGAWSADSKTKVASMSGGDFYGSEKSLTVNEANDVKIEFVAKDGTTTVLKASTPLKTGEIIDSSVLSVSKLKAFAADVIAEAKAAGVLLSVHLKATMMKVSDPIIFGAIVEVYFADVFKKYETLFAELNVDTRNGLGDIYAKIAGRPEQAEVEAAIDQAIANGPALAMVNSDKGITNLHVPSDVIVDASMPAMIRTSGQMWNKEGKAQDTFAVIPDRSYAGVYTATIDFCKKHGAFDPKTMGSVPNVGLMAQKAEEYGSHDKTFQMKADGVVRVIDANGTVLMEQNVEANDIFRMCQAKDAPIQDWVKLAVNRARLSDTPAVFWLDENRAHDRELIVKVQKYLKEYDTTNLDIRILNPVAATEFTLDRIIKGLDTISVTGNVLRDYLTDLFPILELGTSAKMLSIVPLMNGGGLFETGAGGSAPKHVEQFTEEGYLRWDSLGEFLALGASLEHLGQTLNNEKAIVLSETLDQANDKFLANDKSPARKVGQIDNRGSHFYLAFYWAQALAAQTKDAELKAIFTPIAAEFEANEAKIDTELIGAQGKAQNIGGYYQPTPELVSKAMRPSETFNAIIAKIK, via the coding sequence ATGACAAAATCAAAAATTTTTTACACCTTAACTGATGAGGCGCCGTTATTGGCCACTTACTCTTTGTTACCAATTGTTCAAGCATTTACAGCTACAGCTAGAATTGAAATCGAGACCAGAGATATTTCGCTGGCAGGAAGAATTTTATCAAACTTCCCAGAATCTTTGACTGATGCTCAAAAAACTGGAGATGCATTGGCAGAATTAGGTCAATTAGCAACTCAGCCAGAAGCTAACATTATCAAATTACCAAACATTTCAGCATCTGTACCGCAATTAAAAGCGGCTATTGCTGAATTACAATCGCACGGATACAATGTACCAAATTTCCCTGAAGATCCTCAAAACGATGCTGAAAAGGAAATCAAAGCTAAATATGCAAAAGTTCTAGGTTCTGCTGTAAACCCAGTTTTACGTGAAGGAAACTCTGACCGTAGAGCCCCAAGAGCAGTTAAAAACTTTGCAAAAGCAAATCCACACTCAATGGGTGCTTGGTCTGCTGACTCAAAAACTAAAGTGGCTTCTATGTCAGGTGGTGATTTTTACGGTAGTGAAAAATCATTAACTGTAAATGAAGCAAATGATGTAAAAATCGAATTTGTTGCTAAAGACGGAACTACAACTGTTCTTAAAGCAAGTACTCCATTAAAAACAGGCGAAATCATTGATAGCTCTGTTTTAAGCGTAAGCAAATTGAAAGCTTTTGCTGCTGATGTTATCGCTGAAGCTAAAGCTGCAGGAGTTTTACTTTCTGTACACTTAAAAGCGACTATGATGAAAGTTTCTGATCCAATTATCTTTGGCGCTATCGTTGAAGTATATTTTGCAGATGTTTTCAAAAAATACGAAACTTTATTCGCAGAATTAAATGTTGACACAAGAAACGGTTTAGGTGACATCTACGCTAAAATCGCTGGAAGACCTGAGCAGGCAGAAGTTGAAGCGGCTATCGATCAAGCAATCGCTAATGGACCAGCTTTAGCAATGGTAAACTCTGATAAAGGAATTACAAACTTACACGTTCCATCTGACGTAATTGTTGATGCTTCTATGCCGGCAATGATTCGTACTTCTGGACAAATGTGGAACAAAGAAGGAAAAGCACAAGATACATTTGCTGTTATTCCTGACAGATCTTATGCTGGAGTTTACACAGCAACTATTGATTTCTGTAAAAAACACGGTGCTTTTGATCCTAAAACAATGGGAAGTGTTCCAAATGTTGGATTAATGGCTCAAAAAGCTGAAGAATATGGATCTCACGACAAAACTTTCCAAATGAAAGCTGACGGAGTTGTTCGTGTTATTGATGCAAACGGAACTGTTTTAATGGAACAAAACGTTGAAGCTAATGACATTTTCAGAATGTGTCAAGCAAAAGACGCTCCTATTCAGGACTGGGTTAAATTGGCTGTAAACAGAGCTCGTTTATCTGATACTCCTGCTGTTTTCTGGTTAGACGAAAATAGAGCACACGATAGAGAATTAATCGTAAAAGTTCAAAAATACCTTAAAGAATACGATACTACAAACTTAGACATCCGTATTTTAAACCCAGTTGCTGCAACTGAATTTACTTTAGACAGAATCATCAAAGGTTTAGATACTATTTCTGTAACAGGAAACGTTTTACGTGACTATTTAACAGATTTATTCCCAATCTTAGAATTAGGAACTTCTGCTAAAATGTTGTCTATCGTTCCTTTAATGAACGGTGGCGGATTGTTCGAAACTGGTGCTGGAGGTTCTGCTCCAAAACACGTTGAGCAATTTACAGAAGAAGGATACTTACGCTGGGATTCTCTTGGAGAGTTTTTAGCTCTTGGTGCTTCATTAGAACATTTAGGACAAACTTTAAACAATGAAAAAGCGATTGTTTTATCTGAAACTTTAGATCAGGCTAATGATAAATTCTTAGCAAATGATAAATCTCCAGCTCGTAAAGTGGGTCAGATTGATAACCGTGGATCTCATTTCTATTTAGCATTCTATTGGGCTCAAGCTTTAGCCGCTCAAACTAAAGATGCTGAACTAAAAGCGATCTTTACTCCAATTGCAGCAGAATTTGAAGCTAATGAAGCTAAAATTGATACTGAGTTAATTGGTGCTCAAGGAAAAGCTCAAAATATTGGCGGTTATTACCAGCCAACTCCAGAGTTAGTAAGTAAAGCAATGCGTCCTAGTGAAACATTCAACGCAATTATTGCAAAAATTAAATAA
- the rplS gene encoding 50S ribosomal protein L19 — MADLLKFVQDEFVAKKDFPDFGAGDTITVFYEIKEGEKTRTQFFKGVVIQRRGSGVTETFTIRKMSGSVGVERIFPVNLPALQKIEINKKGAVRRARIFYFRQLTGKKAKIKDKRR; from the coding sequence ATGGCAGATTTATTAAAATTCGTTCAAGACGAATTCGTTGCTAAAAAAGATTTCCCAGATTTCGGAGCTGGAGACACAATTACTGTTTTCTACGAAATTAAAGAGGGTGAAAAAACAAGAACTCAGTTTTTTAAAGGAGTTGTAATTCAAAGAAGAGGTTCTGGTGTTACAGAAACTTTTACTATTCGTAAAATGTCTGGTTCTGTTGGTGTTGAGCGTATCTTCCCAGTAAACTTACCAGCTTTACAAAAAATTGAAATCAACAAGAAAGGTGCTGTACGTAGAGCTAGAATTTTCTACTTCAGACAACTTACTGGTAAAAAAGCTAAGATTAAAGATAAAAGAAGATAA
- the trmD gene encoding tRNA (guanosine(37)-N1)-methyltransferase TrmD, producing MRIDIITLLPELLKSPFEASIMKRAIDKGLVEVHFHNLRDYSTNRQKSVDDYPFGGGAGMVMTIQPIDDCITHLKSQREYDEIIYMSPDGETLNQKMANKMSMYENIIILCGHYKGVDQRVRDHFITKEISIGDYVLSGGELGAIVLSDALIRLIPGVLSDETSALTDSFQDNLLSGPIYTRPADYKGWKVPEVLTSGHAAKIDKWREDMAFEHTKNRRPDLLEDK from the coding sequence ATGCGAATTGACATTATTACACTTTTGCCTGAATTATTAAAAAGCCCTTTTGAGGCTTCGATTATGAAACGTGCCATTGATAAAGGTTTGGTTGAAGTTCATTTTCACAATCTTCGTGACTATAGCACTAATCGTCAAAAAAGTGTTGATGATTATCCTTTTGGAGGTGGAGCTGGAATGGTTATGACAATTCAGCCTATTGACGATTGTATTACGCATTTAAAAAGCCAGCGTGAATACGACGAAATAATTTATATGTCACCCGATGGAGAAACACTAAATCAGAAAATGGCCAACAAAATGTCAATGTATGAAAACATTATTATTTTATGTGGTCACTATAAAGGTGTTGACCAAAGAGTTAGAGATCATTTCATTACGAAAGAGATTTCGATTGGCGATTATGTTTTGTCTGGAGGAGAATTAGGCGCAATAGTTTTATCTGATGCCTTAATACGATTAATTCCTGGAGTTTTAAGTGATGAAACCTCAGCCTTGACAGATAGTTTTCAAGACAATTTATTATCAGGTCCAATCTACACGAGACCTGCAGATTATAAAGGCTGGAAAGTCCCAGAAGTTTTAACCAGCGGACATGCGGCAAAAATTGATAAATGGCGTGAAGATATGGCGTTTGAACATACTAAAAATAGACGGCCAGATTTACTGGAAGATAAATAG